The Ananas comosus cultivar F153 linkage group 20, ASM154086v1, whole genome shotgun sequence region CGAAATACAGTTCTGCAtcaataaagtgaaaaagtgagtTTTTAGTATAACAAAGATTTGGCATTCAACTGgaactaaaagaaaataaaagcacTGATCAAAAAAGCATACCTATCTGACCAAGAAGCTCAATCTTAACACCAGTGTGTTCAACCTTTTTTCCTTGAATAGGTTCTATGGCCACCTGTATGGGATTCATTCAAGCAAAAAAGCATAACCAGCATTAGAACATTTAGAAGCATCTAATAGAATATCTATAGTTTCAGTATTCATACCTCCCCAACTATGTTTTCAAGACTCTGGAAAACAGGGACCATTGCTGTCTTaccattatccttctttatagAAGCCTACAAATACAAAGAAACAGTGTGTTGGCGGCTTTGGGAAAAAGAGGTTCCAGAGTGGGCGTGCAATAAGACAATAAATATTTGTAAGATTCACCAAAGAATGCAAACTCAGCAGATGACCAAGAAAGTTATTTTGGAAGAACCAATGCTACTGAACATCTCCTCTGTGATCCTGCTATCCTAGCTACCTAAACTATGACCATTTATATAGAAACATCCAACTACTATGAACTGCATCTTTTGATCCAACTACGATGCAATGGAATGTATGCATTTTTTCAGAGATGCATTCAAAAGCAAATTTGAATCACTAGCTTAAAATGGATAATTAAAGATTTCACCTGCTTTCGTGTTTTGCCATCGGAAAATGTGATCGCAATGTTACACGGTGGCTTGAAAGCTCCAATAAGGTAATTctgaaatacaaaaataaaagctcTTCATGAATAAACAGCAGTGAACCTATTCTAAATTACATATGGAGGGATGCGATCTCGTGTTGACAGAGCTAGagcaagagaaaaaaaggaaaaaaaaaggtcttACCATTCTTTCAGGATCAAGTAGAGAACGAAAAACTCAACAAAACGGTCTGCAACAAAAGATACAATTATATGAACCGCATCAGCTATTTTATGTAAGATATATTTAGGTTTAAGATTTGAAAAACTGCTAGGATTCATCAATTAGCTACCCAATAACCTAATAAGACTACATCGATATCTCTAATTCCAATTGCTGCACGAACGAAATAAGATCGAATTCGAATATGAAGGGGATCTGATAGTGCGCGTACTTGAATTGGGACGAAATCGATCAACGGAAAATAGGTACAGAGAATCGAGTAAGAATCCTAATTCTAGGGATACAGAAATAAACCTTCGCGAGATCGATCGGAGAAACCCTAGATCGCGACCTCAAGGAGAGGACGAGGGAGGTATCGTTGTGAGCTGTAGGAATGGACGGAGGAAGGCGAAGTTAGACATAGGAGCGGAACCGGGCCCGGGAGTAAACAAGGCCCAATAATCCGGGCCTAATCTAGGCCCACCGAGCTTTCGGACTGATTGGGCTTAGATAGCGCGAGATCGAAGCCCAAAACTAGCTGGCTGACACAGTCTGATCTAATCAGGGATCTTCTACGTTACACCAGAGATTCAGGGCCCATTTGATATTGAGGGCCACCAAAGCTAGCAAGCAAAACGAAGTTGGTACAAAAACATACAGTAACATGCTCATTGCACACGACACTACTGCCCAGAAATAAATAGTTCTTATTATACTTTCTCATTACACGCAGCACATTTGCCCTACAAAGCCTTGCAACTAAACAGCGGTGACGGTTGATTAGCTGGCTTTGTTACGTGCTAACTTCGGTAGCTAAATAAGTTGGATTCTGAGTTGTCTTTGCTAAATTGAGCTAGTGCCTTAATTGTTTTATTTACGTCGATGTGTGGATACGGCTTGTGCTGTTCAGAAATCAACATGAACCAAAGAGCCAGTCGAATGTAATCTACGGCAAATCCTCGCCGCTATCTTGCATGTCTGAGTGTCAGGGACCTAGTCCTCTCTGAGGCGTCACCTATAAATCTATAATCCGTCATGCAGTCAGCTTAACTTTGTTTGCGCTCCATTATCTTGAAAGGGAAACATGCCAAGGCCCCACCCCAATAATATATACACGACAGAGCATGCGACAATCGATACTGATCAAGTTTCAAGTGCGAATAAGATTGGTATTTTCACTACGGTCTCTTTGAGAAAGAACCAACTATTTATCATGTTTCTATCAAATGCCTTTGTTTAAGTTACAACTTACAACTCTAACCAATACCCTCAACACCTCACCCAACccaaaaatgagagaaaaaaacaaaaaacctcACAGAATAGTTCCCCCCAGGTAAGGGGAAATAAATCAATAAACAAGCAGTGACTGATAAATCAGACGATGGATGGTTTCATAATCCACCGTGAAGAGACTTAAGAATCGCAAAGAATGACAAAGCCCGGTGCAGATTGTAATAAGCTCTTTACATACCAATTGGCTTGAACTATGTAACTGTGGCAGGCCGGCAGCTGTAGTGAATAATATTACACCAGAAAACTGGGACTCACAAATGCAGGCTTAGACCATCAGACCTAGCAATTGGTGAATCATGCAAACTCACCAAAAGAGTGCTCACACAACGACTTCTGATTTGCTCCCTTCCAAACCAAATTTAGGCTCAGTAGGATACACAAACACTGTTGCCGCTGCAACTGAGAGGGTCAACGCAGCTGAATATCTGACTGAGGCAACGGTGATCCTCGGCAACTGTTGGGGTCCTGAGCTCAATGGTACAAGCTTGTAACTAATAAGATGCTCAGTTTTCGGCAAAACAAAAGCAGCATGATTGTGCGGACCCGACAACACGAAATTTTGAGAATCTCCAAGAGAATACTTGATTTCCTGAAGCAAGCTGGTTGAGTTTCTGATCTTTACatagaaagagaaaggaatGCCAAGAATAGCATGCGGAGGACACTCCATCGAAACAACAAGCGGTGGCTTCTCCACATTAATATCAGGCAACCTCTGTCTTGTTGCAATAGTATGTTGATTCTCCCCACGTTTTGAGTCTCTTACCCAGCTGACATAAACAGTGCCTAATCCGAGTTTTGGGCAATCAATCTCTGGTTTGACTGAAAAGAGCCCTTTAAAATCTTCACCTGGGACCAGAAGGGCATTTTCCGGAGAAATTCCTCCTCCAATTTGATGCACAGAGCAGAAATTCTTGTCATCCGACTCACCCTCAAGTTTGATTGACATTGAAGTTAGTCGCAAAGGCACCTCGGTGCTATTTCTTGCAGTCACTATAAGTGTGCTTGATTCATTCCAAGCGAGAGACTCCTTTTGATCACTAATTGTCAACGACTTGATCTTGGAGAGCAGCAGAGGTTCTCTGCGAAAAGGGGCCATAAATCTGTGGCTTATGATTACAGGGATTTTTCCTTCTATTTGCAAGCTCCGGTGTACATTAATTCTCTGGAGGGTCGCTTCATCCGAACTTGGTGAGTAACCAAGTGAAACATAGAGCATGACAGACTTGGGCCTATGCCATTTAATCTCTAAATTGCAGGACCATGACTGTCCCTCTCTCAAGACGGGGACAGAGACCACCCCGAATGAATGCTGAATTTTCCTGATATTGTCAATATCTGCTTgtgattcttcttcttcaggTGTACCTGAGATGCTGACTAGCTCAACATGGTGACTATCAAATGGCTCAGCTTCTCTTGGGCTCATCAGCAGACCGCCTCTTGCATCCACTAGATTGATTTTCAGTTCACCAAAGTGGACTTCATGGCCTTTTGAATGGATAGAGACGGGAACAATGAAGGTTTCCCCAACTAATGCGGGACCCAAAGAATTCAAGATGAGATCAACTTGGGGCTCAGGTTCTTCCACCTGGATTACTTTTTGACCAGAGAATGAAAGTCCtcggtccttaattggaaaagATTCAACTCGATCCTCAAATTTCCACATTGGGAGATCTTCCATAGTAGCAGGGCTTTCGGCTTGGCAAGAGATCATGAGATTTTTCCTTATTTTAGCAACAATGGATGAGCATTCAAGCTTTCCACTCTGTCCTGCACCGTACATACATGTTATTATATTCAGAGGATCAAGCAACAGAAGGCAGATACATTAATCAAACACCTATAGCAGAATGGCTTGACAAATCTTTTTTTACTTAAGTAGATTACCCATcataaaaatcaaacaaattggattcataaaaattgaaattgaaaaacAATAGAATAAAGCTGAAGGCTTACCTGATTTGATTTCATAAGTCAATCGAAGCCACTTATTTGGCAATAATTTTAACAAAGCAGTCTCTAGCCGCACATCTTGATCATCCAAAATGAATGCTGCTGTGGAAATATCTTTTTGGGAATCAACGATTCTGAAATTGCATGTAGGCTGGTTGAACTGAACTTCCAAGAGATCAATCTCAACAGGAAGGGCTAGTTGTGACAGAAGTGACACGGTGATCAGTGTGGGTGAATTTGGCTTCACAGTTTGATCATGAAAAGCAACAGATGCAAGAAGCACTATCCTCAATGGGCTAGTCAAATCAATATTAAGACAAAGAGGTAGGTCTTTCGTTAAAAGGAGATTGCTTTCTCCACCAGCTTCTGCTTCTGGTGTCTGTGCATTTGTTACTAGAGCAAAAACTTCCTCTTGGATAGCTACTCTCCTAGAAATGGTAGCTGGACCTGCAGGGCAATAATCTCTTCTACTCTCAGTGGCTTCTGGCCCTTCGTCAGTTAATATAGGCAACGCAGCCATTTCAAGAGAATATCCAACAAACTCTTTTGCTGAACCAAGTTTCCTCGAGCACTCTCGTAAGTAACCCAAGCTTTCCCAAAGCACAGTTGCCCAGCCCTCTTGACGATATAAACCAGCAACACTCTCGAAAAGCTGCTTTGCGTTACTATAATCTTCAGCAGCATAGTACTCTTTAGCCATCCTACTGCTGCAGAAACAAGCCATCCTCGGAGCACCACGGCGATTAAATGATTCATAAGCTTTTCTGAAGAGGGCAATAATCTCATATGCATCTTGATATCTTTCTGCTTCTGCCAATGCATAGCTAATGTATTCTGCATCAGAAAGACTGCAAaataaccaaagaaaaaaaaaacaaaacaaaaagaataaaagtgaaaaaaaaaaaggcgtcAGCATCTCAAAGAAACTGGCAGCATGAATTTCAGGGACTAGAGTACTGAAACTCACGGAAGCACTGCAACTGTATCACCTTCTTCAAACAAGCGTGCTGATTGGCCAAGATATAAAGCTGGGATCACAGACTCTGGAACACCAGCAACTTTTCTTGCCAGGTCTGACGTTGATAATAAGTTATCTAACGAATATCTCTTTTCTCTCAAGTAATTCGCTGCTAACTGCCAGAGAAAAGAATACAAtgataaataatagaaaaaggTGTTTTCAGATATATCATACCCCTCCAAATCATCTGTTTACATATATACCCCTTGCAAAATCAGAATTTTGATAGATACTCTTCAAAAGTGATGATTCTTAAAAAGTTGCCCATGTTTTAACTGGGTAGCGATCCAAATCACTGAGGTATTgtatcaaaaaaaattctataaaaggGGCATATAATGTAAGCACAATTCTATTTTAAAGAAGTTTGGAAGGGCATATATGAAACCTCAGAACACACAGattaatagtatatatgtaATCAGATATTTTTGCAGGGGTATATGAATAAATATCCCAAGAGAAAAGGTAAGGCAAAAATATATCAAACATGGTAAGATAAATTATACCTGGTAGTAGTAAGCAGGTTGAAATTCCCACTCAGTCAAAGGATTATCTGATGTGCCAAAATGAGACAACGTGGCTGGAATAGCCGCCGAGCTCGTCTCAAGTAACTCAGCGAAAACAAGGAACTGCCTACTGAACCAATCCCAGTGAAGGAAAGCAACTTCAACCACCCCCACTAGCTGTTTGTAACTCGTAACATGTTTATGGAACCATGTAATTGCTTCTACCACCTTTCCACCATGGAGTAACAAAGTCGATATTTTGAAGTGCAGCTGCTCAGCCACTGCTTTTATCTCAACTAGGCGTTGGATTGGTGGCAACCTTGTTGTGGTCCCAGTCATCTGAATATTTAAGCATAAAAGATTATTGacgaaattaatatattaaagcCTTGTTTGGTTACACTTCTCTTTACTTCTAACTCAAATTCTATGCCATGGAGTTGATTGGTGGATTTATAGATTGATAATCTATACATCTATGGTTTGCAACAagaaactaaaaattttgaagtggCTTCTTTCACTTATTTGTCCTTTTACAAAGAACATTACTTAGGAAGCTACCAACAATTATAAGAAGAGAGAAGTCCATTTGCAAGCACATTGTGCATTGAATTTGAGTTTCAAAAAAAAGGGGCGGCGGGGGGAGTGTAACCAAACAAGACTTATATTAGTAAAGCTTCACTAAAGAACACATTACAGGGCAGAACAAAATAGAATGGAATGTACCTCACGCAAAGCACGATATCCATCTTCATAGTATCTCAATGCTTCTGCCCAATCTTTTCTGAACTCAGCATAAACAGCAACCTGAAGTTCAAGCAGGCACAATTATTTACAGTAAATTATAATGCTGTTAGAAGttgcaagaaaaaagaaatcgaTATCATTCTTATATCAGCTTCCCAAGGAAATGGATTGTTAAGGTAAAGACAAGATGCAGGCATCAAAATGTGTCCTGAGGAGAAAGGAAAAGTTACATAGAGCTTTTGTTCCATATATAAACGCCCTTGGGATAAAAAGAGAACTGTTTTTCATAAGGCAGTTTCCATACAGATTTTACAATGTACCATACAGCTAATAACCATAAGACAGGAAAGATTCTTGCCTTGAAACAGTAGCGTATATTTAGCTCAGTAGAAGTAAAGGTCTTCTTCTCAACACGGATTCTTATCCTTCGACCTTCCTCTCTATAATAAGTCATACATAACTCGGAAAATAAGCTTGCAAGCCTGCATAGGgttgataaattttaataagtagaaattataacttttatgcaaattagccacGACATATTGAACAATCAGTGTTCCCATTATTTGATATCAGCTTAGGGTATTCTCCCCTACTGGATTTTCATTATGTGAGAAAAGGATATAGTAATCAGGTGTTCTACAGAATTcaactaataatatatacaaatataaatatatatatatatatatatatatatatagagagagagagagagagagagagagagagagtagggctactgtgctattaggaacaCAGCAgttcttgtgctcctaactttctaaccacccatcaagtttgatgggtggttagaatgagagagtgaggagatattgaagagaaattcaagaagaaaagaaattgagacacccaatttctcccaatatctcctctctctctcattctaaccacccatcaaagttgatgggtggttagaaagttagaaacacaagggctactgtgctcctaatagcacaagggctactgtactattaggagcacaatagccctgctttctctctctctctctctctctctctctctctctctctctctctctctctatatatatatatatatatatatatatatatatatatattatgtcgaAACAGTAAAAAGAGAAATGCTGAGATGTCCACAATAATATGCTTATCCATATAATGCTACTAGGTAAAGGCAACCAGCAATTACGATTTTATCATTCTGGATATACCTGTTTAGTGATTGTCTTAATTCGGATGAATCATTCTGAACAAACACAATTAGGTGCTTAGCATCAATCTCTGCACGTTTTCTCAATGCAATCATGAGGTCTTCACTCAACGCATCTGCATTAAAATAAATCGTTATCACAGATTATGCACATAGTGGTTActccaaaaaaaatgaaaaaaaaagcagaaaaaaagaacaaaaaccaGTAACCATGAAAT contains the following coding sequences:
- the LOC109725691 gene encoding trafficking protein particle complex subunit 11 isoform X1 — protein: MEDYPEELRTPPVSLACIVGCPELHQTISGFLHAEQPPINTLALPDFSKISLLARKQRDPLAPPQPAAGIFKRDWLLKHRTRVPAVAAALFRSDHVTGDPAQWLQVCTDLENLKSVLHGRNTRLVVVIVQTQVSDALSEDLMIALRKRAEIDAKHLIVFVQNDSSELRQSLNRLASLFSELCMTYYREEGRRIRIRVEKKTFTSTELNIRYCFKVAVYAEFRKDWAEALRYYEDGYRALREMTGTTTRLPPIQRLVEIKAVAEQLHFKISTLLLHGGKVVEAITWFHKHVTSYKQLVGVVEVAFLHWDWFSRQFLVFAELLETSSAAIPATLSHFGTSDNPLTEWEFQPAYYYQLAANYLREKRYSLDNLLSTSDLARKVAGVPESVIPALYLGQSARLFEEGDTVAVLPLSDAEYISYALAEAERYQDAYEIIALFRKAYESFNRRGAPRMACFCSSRMAKEYYAAEDYSNAKQLFESVAGLYRQEGWATVLWESLGYLRECSRKLGSAKEFVGYSLEMAALPILTDEGPEATESRRDYCPAGPATISRRVAIQEEVFALVTNAQTPEAEAGGESNLLLTKDLPLCLNIDLTSPLRIVLLASVAFHDQTVKPNSPTLITVSLLSQLALPVEIDLLEVQFNQPTCNFRIVDSQKDISTAAFILDDQDVRLETALLKLLPNKWLRLTYEIKSGQSGKLECSSIVAKIRKNLMISCQAESPATMEDLPMWKFEDRVESFPIKDRGLSFSGQKVIQVEEPEPQVDLILNSLGPALVGETFIVPVSIHSKGHEVHFGELKINLVDARGGLLMSPREAEPFDSHHVELVSISGTPEEEESQADIDNIRKIQHSFGVVSVPVLREGQSWSCNLEIKWHRPKSVMLYVSLGYSPSSDEATLQRINVHRSLQIEGKIPVIISHRFMAPFRREPLLLSKIKSLTISDQKESLAWNESSTLIVTARNSTEVPLRLTSMSIKLEGESDDKNFCSVHQIGGGISPENALLVPGEDFKGLFSVKPEIDCPKLGLGTVYVSWVRDSKRGENQHTIATRQRLPDINVEKPPLVVSMECPPHAILGIPFSFYVKIRNSTSLLQEIKYSLGDSQNFVLSGPHNHAAFVLPKTEHLISYKLVPLSSGPQQLPRITVASVRYSAALTLSVAAATVFVYPTEPKFGLEGSKSEVVV
- the LOC109725691 gene encoding trafficking protein particle complex subunit 11 isoform X2, whose product is MIALRKRAEIDAKHLIVFVQNDSSELRQSLNRLASLFSELCMTYYREEGRRIRIRVEKKTFTSTELNIRYCFKVAVYAEFRKDWAEALRYYEDGYRALREMTGTTTRLPPIQRLVEIKAVAEQLHFKISTLLLHGGKVVEAITWFHKHVTSYKQLVGVVEVAFLHWDWFSRQFLVFAELLETSSAAIPATLSHFGTSDNPLTEWEFQPAYYYQLAANYLREKRYSLDNLLSTSDLARKVAGVPESVIPALYLGQSARLFEEGDTVAVLPLSDAEYISYALAEAERYQDAYEIIALFRKAYESFNRRGAPRMACFCSSRMAKEYYAAEDYSNAKQLFESVAGLYRQEGWATVLWESLGYLRECSRKLGSAKEFVGYSLEMAALPILTDEGPEATESRRDYCPAGPATISRRVAIQEEVFALVTNAQTPEAEAGGESNLLLTKDLPLCLNIDLTSPLRIVLLASVAFHDQTVKPNSPTLITVSLLSQLALPVEIDLLEVQFNQPTCNFRIVDSQKDISTAAFILDDQDVRLETALLKLLPNKWLRLTYEIKSGQSGKLECSSIVAKIRKNLMISCQAESPATMEDLPMWKFEDRVESFPIKDRGLSFSGQKVIQVEEPEPQVDLILNSLGPALVGETFIVPVSIHSKGHEVHFGELKINLVDARGGLLMSPREAEPFDSHHVELVSISGTPEEEESQADIDNIRKIQHSFGVVSVPVLREGQSWSCNLEIKWHRPKSVMLYVSLGYSPSSDEATLQRINVHRSLQIEGKIPVIISHRFMAPFRREPLLLSKIKSLTISDQKESLAWNESSTLIVTARNSTEVPLRLTSMSIKLEGESDDKNFCSVHQIGGGISPENALLVPGEDFKGLFSVKPEIDCPKLGLGTVYVSWVRDSKRGENQHTIATRQRLPDINVEKPPLVVSMECPPHAILGIPFSFYVKIRNSTSLLQEIKYSLGDSQNFVLSGPHNHAAFVLPKTEHLISYKLVPLSSGPQQLPRITVASVRYSAALTLSVAAATVFVYPTEPKFGLEGSKSEVVV